A genomic region of Phragmites australis chromosome 2, lpPhrAust1.1, whole genome shotgun sequence contains the following coding sequences:
- the LOC133909177 gene encoding coronatine-insensitive protein homolog 1a-like gives MGGEVPEPLSRALSSGCGGVPEEALHLVFGYVDDPRDREAASLVCRRWHRIDALTRKHVTVGFCYAAEPARLRARFSRLESLALKGRPRASMYGLIPDDWGAYAAPWVAELAAPLECLKAVHLRRMTVTDDDIAVLVRARGRMLQELKLDKCCDFSTDALRLVARSCRSLRTLFLEECKITDNGSEWLHELAINNSVLVTLNFYMTELKVEPADLELLAKNCKSLISLKMSDCDLSDLIGFFHTSKGLQEFAGGAFSEVGEYTKTKYGKVKFPPRLCFLGLTYMGTNEMPVIFPFSATLKKLDLQYTFLTTEDHCQLISKCPNLLVLEVRNVIGDRGLEVVAGTCKKLRRLRIERGDDDPGQEEQGGVSQLGLTAVAVGCRELEYIAAYVSDITNGALESIGTFCKNLYDFRLVLLDREKEITDLPLDNGVRALLRNCTKLRRFAFYLRPGGLSDVGLGYIGQYSGNIQYMLLGNVGESDHGLIHFAIGCTNLRKLELRSCCFSERALALAVLRMPSLRYIWVQGYRASQTGRDLLLMARPFWNIEFVPPSPESTYQMTADGQPCVDSHAQVLGYYSLAGRRPDCPQWLVTLHPT, from the exons ATGGGCGGCGAGGTGCCGGAGCCGCTGAGCCGCGCGCTCAGCTCCGGCTGCGGCGGCGTCCCCGAGGAGGCGCTGCACCTCGTGTTCGGCTACGTCGACGACCCGCGCGACCGGGAGGCGGCCTCGCTGGTGTGCCGCCGCTGGCACCGCATCGACGCGCTCACGCGCAAGCACGTCACCGTCGGCTTCTGCTACGCCGCCGAGCCGGCCCGCCTCCGCGCCCGGTTCTCGCGGCTCGAGTCGCTCGCGCTCAAGGGGAGGCCCCGCGCCTCCATGTACGGGCTCATCCCCGACGACTGGGGCGCCTACGCCGCACCCTGGGTCGCCGAGCTCGCCGCACCACTCGAGTGCCTCAAGGCGGTCCACCTGCGCCGTATGACCGTCACGGATGACGACATCGCGGTGCTCGTCCGCGCGCGCGGTCGCATGCTGCAGGAGCTCAAGCTCGACAAGTGCTGCGACTTCTCCACCGACGCGCTCCGCCTCGTCGCCCGCTCCTGCAG ATCTCTGAGAACTTTATTCCTGGAAGAATGCAAAATTACTGATAACGGCAGTGAATGGCTCCATGAACTTGCTATCAACAATTCTGTTCTGGTGACACTGAATTTCTACATGACTGAACTCAAAGTGGAGCCAGCTGATCTGGAGCTTCTTGCAAAGAACTGCAAATCGTTGATTTCTTTGAAGATGAGTGACTGTGATCTTTCAGATCTGATTGGTTTTTTCCACACCTCCAAGGGATTACAAGAATTCGCTGGAGGAGCATTTTCTGAAGTTGGAGAATACACCAAGACCAAGTATGGAAAGGTTAAATTCCCACCCAGACTATGCTTCTTGGGGCTTACCTACATGGGTACAAATGAGATGCCTGTTATCTTTCCTTTCTCTGCAACACTTAAGAAACTGGACTTGCAGTACACTTTTCTCACCACTGAAGATCATTGCCAGCTTATTTCTAAATGCCCCAACCTACTGGTTCTTGAG GTGCGGAATGTGATCGGAGACAGAGGACTAGAAGTTGTTGCTGGTACATGCAAGAAGCTACGAAGACTCCGAATTGAGCGGGGGGATGATGATCCAGGTCAAGAAGAGCAGGGAGGAGTCTCTCAGTTAGGCTTGACAGCCGTGGCTGTTGGTTGCCGTGAACTGGAGTACATAGCTGCCTATGTATCTGATATCACCAACGGAGCGCTGGAATCTATTGGGACTTTCTGCAAAAATCTTTATGACTTCCGGCTTGTTCTACTTGACAGAGAAAAGGAAATAACAGATCTGCCGCTTGACAATGGTGTCCGTGCTCTATTGAGGAATTGCACCAAGCTTCGGAGGTTTGCTTTCTACCTGAGACCGGGAGGGCTCTCGGATGTAGGCCTTGGCTACATTGGACAATACAGTGGAAACATCCAATACATGCTACTTGGCAACGTTGGTGAATCTGACCATGGATTGATCCATTTTGCAATTGGATGCACAAACCTGCGGAAGCTCGAACTAAGGAGCTGCTGCTTCAGCGAGCGAGCTCTGGCCCTCGCCGTGCTCCGTATGCCTTCACTGAGGTACATATGGGTTCAGGGATACAGAGCCTCTCAAACAGGCCGGGACCTCCTGCTCATGGCCAGGCCCTTCTGGAACATCGAATTTGTGCCTCCCAGTCCCGAGAGCACGTATCAGATGACGGCAGATGGACAGCCTTGTGTGGATAGCCACGCTCAGGTTCTTGGATACTACTCCCTTGCTGGAAGGAGGCCGGACTGCCCTCAGTGGCTGGTTACATTGCACCCTACGTGA